The following proteins are encoded in a genomic region of Oryza brachyantha chromosome 11, ObraRS2, whole genome shotgun sequence:
- the LOC102720831 gene encoding alpha carbonic anhydrase 7 has protein sequence MRTNARLVASLKNQKGFRLAAMVSSHAAVVFLVAASSLAAVALSQGEANKKTAAEYSYVAGSKLGPENWGKLSPEYKLCGEGKKQSPIAIVAKQATPNPTLDSLNRTYNAADGTLVNNGKDVMMTFEPGKVGTVTVSGKVYSFKRVNWHAPAEHIIHGVRHPLELHLVHAAADGSLAVIAILYKFGAPDSFYFQLKKKLAELAADKCNFGEDDSQAALGLVHMRSLQKRTGSYFRYVGSLTAPPCTENVVWNVLGKIRQISKEQVGLITTLLPAGNARPPQPLNGRTVQFYNPPNSTISFEM, from the exons ATGCGCACGAATGCACGGCTGGTCGCCTCTCTGAAAAACCAAAAAGGCTTCAGATTAGCAGCAATGGTGTCTTCCCatgccgccgtcgtcttcctcgtcgccgcgtcgtcgctcgccgccgtcgccctctcAC AGGGCGAGGCGAAcaagaagacggcggcggagtaCAGCTACGTGGCAGGGAGCAAGCTGGGGCCGGAGAACTGGGGGAAGCTGAGCCCGGAGTACAAGCTGTGCGGCGAGGGGAAGAAGCAGTCGCCCATCGCCATCGTCGCCAAGCAGGCCACCCCCAACCCCACCCTCGACTCCCTCAACCGCACCTACAACGCCGCCGACGGCACCCTCGTCAACAACGGCAAGGACGTCATG ATGACGTTCGAGCCCGGCAAGGTCGGGACGGTGACGGTGAGCGGCAAGGTGTACAGCTTCAAGAGGGTGAACTGGCACGCGCCGGCGGAGCACATCATCCACGGGGTGAGGCACCCGCTGGAGCTCCACCTggtgcacgccgccgccgacggcagcCTCGCCGTGATCGCCATCCTGTACAAGTTCGGCGCGCCGGACTCCTTCTACTTCCAGCTGAAGAAGAAGCtggccgagctcgccgccgacaAGTGCAACTTCGGCGAGGACGACTCCCAGGCGGCGCTGGGGCTCGTCCACATGCGGTCGCTGCAGAAGCGCACGGGGAGCTACTTCCGGTACGTCGGGTCGctgacggcgccgccgtgcacgGAGAACGTCGTCTGGAACGTCCTCGGCAAGATCCGGCAGATCAGCAAGGAGCAGGTCGGGCTCATCACCACGCTGCTCCCCGCCGGCAAcgcccggccgccgcagccgctcAACGGCCGGACCGTGCAGTTCTACAACCCGCCCAACAGCACCATCTCCTTTGAGATGTAG